A stretch of Nitrospiraceae bacterium DNA encodes these proteins:
- a CDS encoding pyridoxine 5'-phosphate synthase — MARLGVNIDHVATLRQARGGHEPDPIVAASLVHLAGADGIVVHLREDRRHIQDRDLTILRETVQTHLNLEMAADDAVAKIALNIKPDLVTLVPERRQELTTEGGLDVIEHRDRIQAMVQLLHEGGIPVSLFIDPDVNQLRAAHKVQADCIEIHTGRYANTRRQQEEDVELDALVQTAKLASKLGLRVSAGHGLNYRNIRRLTGISEIEEFNIGHSIIAHALFVGLERAVRDMKHLLG, encoded by the coding sequence ATGGCACGACTCGGCGTGAATATCGACCATGTGGCGACTCTTCGCCAAGCTCGTGGAGGACATGAACCTGACCCCATTGTCGCGGCTTCGCTAGTTCACCTTGCCGGGGCCGATGGCATTGTCGTGCACCTCCGGGAGGACCGGCGGCATATTCAGGATCGGGATCTGACCATTTTGCGTGAAACCGTGCAGACGCATCTCAACTTGGAGATGGCGGCTGACGATGCCGTGGCCAAAATTGCCTTGAACATTAAACCCGATCTGGTGACCCTCGTGCCAGAACGACGCCAGGAACTCACCACAGAGGGTGGGTTGGACGTGATCGAACATCGGGACCGTATCCAGGCCATGGTGCAATTACTCCATGAAGGCGGCATTCCCGTCAGTCTGTTTATCGATCCAGATGTCAATCAACTTCGCGCCGCCCACAAGGTCCAAGCAGACTGCATAGAAATCCATACCGGTCGCTACGCGAATACCCGCCGTCAGCAAGAAGAAGATGTTGAGCTTGACGCGTTGGTTCAAACGGCCAAACTTGCGTCAAAATTGGGATTGCGTGTAAGTGCGGGACATGGGCTGAATTACCGGAATATCAGGCGACTGACCGGAATTTCAGAAATTGAAGAATTCAACATCGGCCATAGCATTATTGCTCATGCCCTCTTTGTCGGACTTGAACGAGCGGTCCGTGACATGAAACACCTCCTGGGTTAA
- a CDS encoding insulinase family protein gives MERMSSLKSVALGVWATVGSRDEGKGEGGLSHFIEHMMFKGTPKRTASQISNEIDALGGEMNAFTTHEATAFYVKVLDQQVRLAFDLIADLFHHSRFSAKDIAKEKQIVLEEIRTVQDDPEDYIHELHAKDIFGSHPLGRPILGEPEVMKRLSRQVLMQYRQQHYRPEHTIVAVAGNFAFPEIIDTVNTYFGNWKQSGDGRRSSTIQKAPWPDQPQERQSLHVKPLEQVHVCVGFKGLPVGHPDRYAAHVLSTILGGGVSSRLFQEIREKRGLAYTIYSHLSGFLDGGTLTVYAATRPNEMAAVIDRICQETKKLCRREVATNELERTKTQLKGSLMLGLEGTYGRMNKLAKDEMYQGRHVTLQEMVKAIDRITPEQIRHLSQKLFDLQQFVVTALGPIPKRGLPRWG, from the coding sequence CTGGAGCGGATGTCATCTTTGAAATCCGTGGCCTTAGGAGTATGGGCCACAGTGGGAAGTCGGGACGAAGGAAAGGGCGAGGGTGGCCTCTCCCATTTCATTGAACATATGATGTTCAAGGGCACTCCAAAACGGACTGCATCCCAAATTTCCAATGAGATCGATGCCTTGGGTGGTGAAATGAATGCCTTTACCACTCATGAGGCCACGGCTTTTTATGTCAAGGTGCTGGATCAGCAGGTGAGGCTGGCGTTTGATCTCATCGCTGATCTGTTTCACCATTCAAGGTTTTCGGCCAAAGACATTGCAAAAGAAAAACAAATTGTCCTTGAGGAGATCCGTACGGTCCAGGATGACCCGGAGGATTATATTCATGAATTGCATGCCAAGGATATCTTCGGCTCTCACCCCTTGGGACGTCCGATTCTGGGAGAGCCTGAGGTGATGAAGAGGCTTAGCCGTCAAGTGCTGATGCAGTATAGGCAACAGCATTATCGCCCTGAACACACGATTGTCGCGGTGGCCGGGAACTTTGCCTTTCCAGAAATCATTGATACTGTCAACACATATTTCGGCAATTGGAAACAGAGTGGAGACGGCAGGCGTTCCTCAACCATCCAGAAAGCACCATGGCCCGATCAGCCGCAGGAACGCCAAAGTCTTCACGTTAAACCCTTGGAGCAGGTTCATGTGTGTGTTGGGTTCAAGGGATTGCCGGTGGGGCATCCGGATCGGTATGCGGCGCATGTCTTAAGCACAATTCTCGGAGGCGGAGTCAGCTCGCGATTATTCCAGGAAATCCGGGAAAAACGCGGATTGGCCTATACCATTTATTCGCATCTTTCTGGGTTTTTGGATGGTGGGACGCTTACCGTTTATGCTGCCACCCGCCCGAATGAAATGGCGGCCGTCATTGACCGAATTTGTCAAGAAACCAAGAAATTGTGTCGTCGGGAAGTGGCCACCAATGAATTAGAGCGAACCAAAACTCAATTAAAAGGAAGTTTAATGTTGGGCTTGGAAGGCACATACGGGCGAATGAATAAATTGGCAAAAGACGAGATGTACCAGGGGCGTCATGTCACCCTCCAGGAGATGGTGAAAGCCATTGATCGGATTACCCCTGAACAAATTCGTCATTTAAGCCAGAAATTATTTGATCTACAGCAGTTTGTGGTCACAGCATTGGGACCTATCCCAAAAAGAGGACTTCCGAGGTGGGGATGA
- a CDS encoding aminotransferase class I/II-fold pyridoxal phosphate-dependent enzyme encodes MEPFYRIQRLPGYVFSQVQELKLQARKRGEDIIDLGMGNPDQPTPRHIVDKLIETARLGRNHRYSASRGITKLRHAICDWYQRNYEVSLDPETEAIVTLGVKEGLAHLALAMVGPGDVVLAPTPTYPIHMYSVIIAGGEVRGVELGPDSDFFENLKKAFKQTQPAPRALIISFPHNPTTRVVDLEFFKKVVEFALEHQVWVIHDLAYADIVFDGYKAPSLLQIPEAKRIGVEFYSLSKSYNMPGWRVGFCVGNREVIGALTKIKSYLDYGMFQPIQIASIIALNGPQDCVKEIVGRYERRRNALVRGLNRIGWPIDYPRATMFAWAKIPQPYLGMGSLEFSKLLLRDAKVAVSPGIGFGEGGDDYVRFALVENEHRIFQAVRGIRQALKLDGDV; translated from the coding sequence ATGGAACCTTTTTACCGAATTCAACGTTTGCCAGGATACGTCTTCTCTCAGGTTCAAGAGTTAAAACTCCAAGCCCGGAAGCGGGGAGAGGATATTATTGATTTAGGCATGGGCAATCCTGACCAGCCCACACCCCGTCATATTGTAGACAAATTGATTGAGACTGCGCGACTCGGGCGCAATCATCGCTATTCGGCTTCACGCGGCATTACGAAATTGCGTCATGCGATTTGCGATTGGTACCAACGAAATTACGAGGTCAGTCTCGATCCGGAGACGGAAGCGATTGTGACTCTTGGGGTGAAGGAAGGGTTGGCGCATCTGGCCCTGGCCATGGTGGGACCGGGTGACGTGGTTCTGGCACCGACCCCCACATATCCGATTCATATGTACAGTGTGATTATCGCGGGTGGTGAAGTCCGCGGGGTTGAACTAGGGCCGGATTCGGATTTTTTCGAAAATCTGAAAAAGGCCTTTAAGCAGACGCAACCGGCTCCACGGGCGTTGATTATCAGTTTTCCCCATAATCCAACCACTCGCGTGGTTGATCTGGAGTTTTTCAAAAAGGTGGTAGAGTTTGCCCTGGAACATCAAGTCTGGGTCATTCATGATTTGGCCTATGCCGATATTGTCTTCGATGGGTACAAAGCCCCCAGTCTTCTTCAAATTCCTGAGGCCAAACGAATTGGCGTGGAATTTTACTCCCTCTCGAAGAGTTATAACATGCCGGGGTGGCGGGTAGGGTTTTGTGTCGGGAATCGTGAAGTTATTGGTGCCTTGACCAAGATCAAAAGTTATCTGGATTATGGCATGTTCCAGCCTATTCAAATTGCCAGTATTATTGCCCTGAACGGTCCGCAGGATTGCGTAAAGGAAATTGTGGGACGATATGAGCGACGGCGGAATGCTCTGGTCCGCGGGCTCAATCGCATTGGTTGGCCGATCGACTATCCGCGCGCTACTATGTTTGCCTGGGCAAAAATCCCACAACCCTATCTTGGAATGGGGTCGTTGGAGTTTTCCAAGTTATTGTTGCGAGATGCCAAAGTGGCGGTTTCCCCGGGAATAGGATTTGGCGAAGGCGGCGATGACTATGTGCGCTTTGCATTAGTCGAAAATGAGCACCGGATTTTCCAGGCCGTTCGCGGAATCCGTCAGGCCTTAAAGCTGGATGGAGACGTGTAA
- a CDS encoding NAD(P)H-hydrate dehydratase, protein MWVVTAEQMQTLDRRTIQETKVPAITLMERAGTGAMTHLIEAYGSPKGKKVVIFCGKGNNGGDGFVVARLLAKRGAKLKVALMAPLKALSPDAKIMYRRLSKIIRPSLFTVNPSEESLHSLTQDADILIDALLGTGLSSAVRPPYSSAIEAMNASQAFTLAIDIPSGLDSNTGAILGTAVQSDLTVTFGCPKLGLYVGSAIDKVGTIQVVDIGIPQEFVMDLKPQIHLLSQKMVRPLIPLRPRSSHKGTFGHAGIVGGSQGKTGAPAMAGLGALRIGAGLATVATPQSISPILESKLLEVMTEPMPESSQHLLGMEAYPGLLAFAAKKSALAFGPGLGTSPETTEVLRHLLPQLEAPCILDADALNGLAQHHQIFSALKRPPILTPHPGEMARLLGASSKHVNEDRIGVSRRFAMQHQVILVLKGARTIIADPQGQVAICPTGNPGMASAGMGDVLTGIITGLLAQGLNGWDAARAGVYLHGLAGDLAAATIGEPGLIAGDVLTTIPHALTHTLSHS, encoded by the coding sequence ATGTGGGTTGTGACTGCTGAACAGATGCAAACACTTGATCGGCGAACGATTCAAGAAACCAAGGTTCCCGCCATCACCTTAATGGAGCGGGCGGGCACCGGTGCGATGACCCACCTTATCGAAGCTTATGGTTCCCCTAAAGGCAAAAAGGTCGTCATTTTTTGTGGCAAGGGGAACAATGGTGGAGACGGTTTCGTTGTTGCCAGGCTCTTGGCAAAAAGAGGTGCAAAGTTGAAGGTAGCCTTGATGGCTCCACTCAAGGCACTCAGTCCCGATGCGAAGATTATGTATCGACGACTTAGCAAAATCATCAGACCATCCCTGTTCACCGTCAATCCCTCGGAGGAATCCCTGCATTCCCTCACTCAAGACGCAGATATTCTTATCGATGCGCTCCTTGGTACGGGTCTCTCTTCAGCAGTTCGCCCACCCTACTCATCCGCCATCGAAGCCATGAATGCCTCGCAGGCCTTTACCCTAGCCATAGATATACCGTCCGGCCTGGATAGCAACACCGGGGCCATACTGGGGACCGCGGTTCAGTCCGATCTCACCGTAACGTTCGGATGCCCGAAACTCGGCCTGTATGTGGGTTCAGCCATCGACAAAGTCGGAACCATCCAAGTCGTCGATATTGGGATTCCCCAGGAATTTGTGATGGATCTGAAGCCCCAGATTCATCTTCTGTCTCAAAAGATGGTTCGCCCCCTTATTCCTCTTCGCCCCCGGTCCTCTCATAAGGGGACCTTTGGACATGCAGGAATTGTTGGAGGTTCACAGGGGAAAACGGGGGCTCCGGCTATGGCAGGATTAGGGGCACTTCGAATTGGTGCCGGCCTGGCAACCGTGGCTACTCCTCAAAGCATCTCCCCCATTTTGGAGTCAAAGCTTCTGGAGGTGATGACTGAGCCCATGCCGGAATCATCCCAACACCTGCTGGGAATGGAAGCCTACCCGGGCCTTCTTGCTTTCGCCGCTAAAAAATCGGCTCTGGCTTTCGGACCCGGCCTGGGGACCTCTCCGGAAACAACCGAGGTCTTGCGCCATCTCCTTCCTCAACTGGAGGCACCCTGTATTCTCGATGCCGATGCTCTCAACGGATTAGCCCAACATCACCAAATATTTTCAGCCTTGAAACGACCGCCCATCCTGACCCCACATCCTGGAGAGATGGCCAGGCTTCTCGGAGCCTCCTCCAAACACGTCAATGAGGATCGCATCGGCGTCAGCAGACGGTTTGCCATGCAACATCAGGTAATCTTGGTATTAAAAGGCGCTCGAACGATCATCGCCGACCCCCAGGGACAAGTGGCCATTTGTCCGACAGGGAATCCTGGAATGGCTTCCGCCGGAATGGGAGATGTCCTGACCGGAATCATTACCGGTTTATTAGCTCAGGGCTTGAACGGTTGGGATGCGGCCCGGGCCGGCGTCTATCTGCATGGATTGGCAGGTGATCTGGCTGCCGCCACCATCGGAGAACCTGGCCTGATCGCGGGGGATGTGTTAACCACTATTCCTCATGCATTGACCCATACTCTGTCTCATTCGTAG
- the tsaE gene encoding tRNA (adenosine(37)-N6)-threonylcarbamoyltransferase complex ATPase subunit type 1 TsaE — MNLNPSHATPHQASTGNALQLRTASAQETIRFGERLGQQLTGGDVLALTGDLGAGKTVLTCGIALGLGIPMDQVSSPTFTLIQEYPGTLPLIHVDLYRLEGPSDISTLGLEEYFTPNTIVLIEWAERFPQILPSDHMAICLEYGEEENIRSITLSGTGPKTIRIVTNIQRNLSTPH, encoded by the coding sequence ATGAATCTGAATCCCTCTCACGCCACACCTCATCAGGCCTCAACCGGAAATGCGCTTCAACTACGGACGGCATCTGCCCAGGAAACCATCCGATTCGGTGAGCGGTTAGGGCAACAGTTAACAGGAGGAGACGTCCTGGCTCTGACGGGTGACCTGGGAGCAGGAAAAACCGTTCTCACCTGTGGTATCGCCCTTGGGCTAGGAATTCCAATGGATCAAGTCAGCAGTCCCACGTTTACCCTTATTCAAGAATATCCAGGGACTCTTCCGCTAATTCATGTGGATTTATATCGTCTTGAAGGGCCATCCGATATATCCACATTAGGATTAGAGGAATATTTCACTCCAAACACCATTGTCCTCATTGAATGGGCGGAGCGGTTCCCTCAGATATTACCCTCCGACCACATGGCCATTTGCTTGGAATACGGGGAGGAAGAAAACATCCGCTCCATAACCCTGTCCGGAACCGGACCCAAAACTATCCGCATAGTGACCAACATACAAAGAAACTTATCAACCCCGCATTGA
- the pnp gene encoding polyribonucleotide nucleotidyltransferase: MIHFVEMEVGGRPLRLETGRMAKQADGAVLATYADTVVLATAVASKTLKPDADFLPLTVNYQEKAYSAGKIPGGFFKREGAPSEKEVLTSRLIDRPIRPLMPEGYFYETQIIVSVLSIDQTMSSDVIGIVAASAALAVSDIPGSGLLAGVRIGRVNGQFVVNPDKKAQEESELNLVVAGTKDAVMMVEAGADGLSEDTMIDAIELAHCEIKNIVAKIEELQAKAGKAKRVLQVEAIDPELEQAVRQVAAAPICEAMYIAAKAERQDRFAQILQEAIETVAGDDADRKAKVKKVFADLEYSEVRRMILEKKKRADGRGLSDIRPITSEVGILPRTHGSALFTRGETQALAVVTLGTSDDEQRIDALEGEYFRSFMLHYNFPPFSVGEAKMLRGPGRREVGHGKLAERALAAVLPTKEEFPYTIRLVSDILESNGSSSMATICGGALAMMDAGVPIKTPVAGIAMGLILEKGGVAILSDILGMEDHLGDMDFKVAGTRDGVTALQMDIKIAGITPDLMRQALAQAREGRLHILGKMDECLAVPRTGLAAYAPRITTIQIKQDKIRDVIGPGGKMIRSIIADCGVKVNVDDSGVVTIAAVDGESAQKAMDMVQRIVEEAEVGKIYLGTVRKIVDFGAFVEILPGMDGLVHISQLAPHRVASVTDEISEGEQILVKVLEIDRQGKIRLSRKDAMAEQADKDQLTS, translated from the coding sequence ATGATTCATTTCGTTGAAATGGAAGTTGGTGGCCGCCCGCTTCGTTTGGAAACCGGTCGCATGGCAAAGCAAGCGGATGGTGCCGTGTTGGCGACCTATGCCGATACCGTAGTGCTAGCCACGGCGGTAGCCTCAAAGACGTTGAAGCCTGACGCGGATTTCTTGCCTCTGACCGTGAACTATCAAGAAAAAGCTTACTCAGCAGGGAAAATACCTGGCGGGTTTTTTAAACGGGAAGGAGCCCCCAGCGAAAAAGAGGTGTTGACCAGCCGACTGATTGACCGTCCGATTCGGCCATTAATGCCCGAAGGCTACTTTTATGAAACCCAGATCATTGTATCGGTGCTCTCTATCGATCAGACCATGTCTTCGGACGTTATCGGCATTGTGGCCGCGTCGGCTGCACTTGCCGTTTCTGATATTCCCGGATCCGGATTATTAGCGGGGGTACGAATTGGAAGAGTGAACGGCCAGTTCGTAGTCAATCCCGATAAGAAGGCACAGGAGGAAAGCGAGTTAAATCTCGTGGTAGCCGGAACGAAGGACGCAGTGATGATGGTCGAGGCTGGTGCGGATGGGCTTTCGGAAGACACGATGATTGATGCGATCGAACTGGCTCATTGTGAAATAAAGAATATCGTCGCCAAAATTGAAGAATTACAAGCGAAGGCAGGCAAAGCCAAGCGGGTATTGCAGGTGGAAGCCATTGACCCTGAACTTGAGCAAGCCGTACGTCAGGTCGCGGCAGCTCCCATTTGTGAGGCCATGTATATTGCCGCCAAAGCCGAACGGCAGGATCGGTTTGCCCAAATTCTCCAAGAAGCCATTGAGACTGTTGCCGGAGACGATGCGGACCGAAAAGCCAAGGTTAAAAAAGTGTTTGCAGATTTAGAATATTCCGAGGTCCGGAGAATGATCCTGGAAAAAAAGAAGAGAGCTGATGGCCGGGGTTTATCCGACATTCGTCCCATAACTTCTGAGGTAGGGATTCTTCCCCGGACTCATGGCTCTGCCCTATTTACGAGGGGGGAAACCCAGGCATTGGCTGTCGTGACCTTGGGCACTTCAGATGACGAGCAACGAATTGATGCGTTGGAAGGAGAGTATTTCCGGTCATTTATGTTGCATTACAATTTCCCGCCGTTTAGCGTGGGTGAGGCGAAAATGCTTCGCGGTCCGGGAAGACGTGAAGTCGGCCATGGAAAATTAGCCGAACGTGCATTAGCAGCAGTGCTTCCCACGAAGGAAGAGTTCCCTTATACCATTCGACTTGTCTCGGATATTTTGGAATCAAACGGGTCTTCTTCAATGGCGACGATTTGTGGCGGGGCATTAGCCATGATGGATGCGGGAGTACCCATTAAAACGCCGGTGGCAGGAATTGCGATGGGTTTAATTTTAGAAAAGGGTGGTGTCGCGATTCTTTCAGATATTTTAGGAATGGAAGATCATCTGGGCGACATGGATTTCAAAGTTGCAGGAACGCGGGATGGAGTCACAGCCCTGCAGATGGATATTAAGATTGCCGGAATTACCCCCGATCTGATGCGGCAGGCGTTAGCGCAGGCCCGTGAGGGGCGATTGCACATCCTTGGGAAAATGGATGAATGTCTGGCTGTTCCTCGTACCGGACTGGCAGCCTATGCGCCACGTATCACCACCATCCAGATCAAACAAGATAAAATCCGTGATGTCATTGGGCCTGGGGGAAAAATGATTCGTAGCATCATTGCCGATTGTGGAGTGAAAGTGAATGTTGATGACTCCGGAGTGGTCACGATTGCAGCCGTTGATGGGGAGTCGGCCCAAAAGGCAATGGATATGGTTCAGCGGATCGTTGAAGAAGCTGAGGTTGGAAAAATCTATCTCGGGACGGTGCGAAAGATTGTAGATTTTGGGGCATTTGTGGAGATTCTCCCCGGTATGGATGGGCTTGTGCACATTTCGCAATTGGCCCCTCACCGCGTGGCATCAGTCACGGACGAAATTTCTGAAGGGGAACAAATTCTGGTGAAAGTTCTGGAAATTGACCGACAAGGGAAGATCCGTCTTAGTCGAAAAGACGCCATGGCTGAACAGGCGGACAAGGATCAGCTCACCTCTTAA
- the mutS gene encoding DNA mismatch repair protein MutS, translating to MKDQELSPLMRQFQDVKAQHPDAIVFFRVGDFYEMFFEDAEEASKLLGIVLTARGKAKGEAIPLCGVPYHTSTGYIAKLLKAGKIVALCEQVEDPKLAKGLVRREVVRVYTPGTLYDHELLPAGEANFLSALCYTPFSSSEDTTLANRFGLASLDLSTGEFWISESWMKHSLQSVIDELVRLEPKEVIFPAGIQEAMTSALQSLPIARIVPRDASTFDLEESKAILTKIFQVNHIEDLQLPGLHSGLQAAGGLLHYLADTQPTLVHAHIRRPWIRLLEHEMQLDQTTLRNLEILKPVSEQRQSPTLLTTLDMTKTPMGTRLLREWIVRPLTQVTAIQLRQEAVKELVLHLGIRMTIREHLKMIQDLERLNSRIVLEVANPRDLMNLHRSLENLPVLQQLLPSLQSSMLQTIHEAWDPLQDVSSWIADTIIPNPPLSAKEGGIIQAGVNAELDELRILAKEGTRLLAEMETRERNRTGIDSLKVKFNQIFGYYIEVTKANLSRVPADYHRKQTLVNAERFTTGELQDLEGRLSSADQKMKNLEWQLFGEIRLRVASATIRIQGMAQQLARLDVLTGLAEAAAVNRYHQPTVHEGGTIQITEGRHPVIEHIQQTEGFIPNDTILDLDTNRLLLITGPNMAGKSTYLRQVALIVLMAQIGSFVPADSARIGIVDRIFTRVGAADDLSAGQSTFMVEMSETARILDTATSRSLLLLDEVGRGTSTYDGLSIAWALAEYILDRGHLGARTLFATHYHEMTQLEALREGVKNYTVLVQEKGQDVLFLRKIVQGKADRSYGIQVAKLAGIPKPVLDRAKNILAQLEQDTSSTNVSICAESLNSTPLEHVSPKPHVILDEVKQMDLFSMTPLEALNRLADFKARLNADNS from the coding sequence ATGAAAGACCAAGAACTCTCCCCGCTCATGCGCCAATTTCAGGATGTAAAGGCTCAACATCCTGATGCCATCGTATTTTTTCGTGTTGGGGATTTTTATGAAATGTTTTTTGAGGATGCCGAAGAGGCCTCGAAACTCCTTGGCATCGTCTTAACAGCACGGGGCAAGGCTAAAGGGGAGGCCATCCCTCTTTGCGGGGTCCCCTATCACACTTCAACCGGGTATATCGCAAAGCTCTTAAAGGCTGGAAAAATAGTGGCCTTATGTGAACAAGTCGAAGACCCCAAACTGGCCAAAGGGCTCGTCCGTCGTGAAGTCGTGCGTGTCTATACCCCTGGAACCTTATACGATCATGAGTTGCTTCCTGCAGGTGAGGCCAATTTCCTGTCAGCACTGTGCTACACCCCGTTCTCCTCATCCGAGGATACGACTCTAGCCAATCGCTTCGGCCTGGCCTCACTAGACCTTTCAACCGGCGAGTTTTGGATCTCGGAGTCCTGGATGAAGCATTCGTTACAAAGCGTCATCGATGAACTGGTCCGCCTTGAGCCCAAAGAAGTCATCTTTCCTGCTGGAATACAGGAGGCCATGACATCCGCACTCCAATCCTTGCCTATCGCCCGTATCGTGCCCCGTGATGCCTCAACCTTCGACCTTGAGGAAAGCAAAGCCATCCTTACAAAAATTTTTCAGGTCAATCATATCGAAGACCTCCAGCTACCCGGCCTCCATTCCGGACTTCAGGCTGCGGGTGGCCTTTTACATTACCTGGCTGACACTCAGCCCACGCTCGTGCATGCCCATATACGGCGGCCATGGATTCGACTCCTCGAACATGAAATGCAATTGGATCAGACCACCCTGCGAAATTTAGAAATCCTCAAGCCCGTATCCGAACAACGGCAAAGCCCTACCTTACTCACGACCTTGGACATGACTAAAACTCCCATGGGCACAAGACTTTTGCGGGAGTGGATTGTCCGTCCCCTGACCCAGGTCACGGCCATACAACTGCGCCAGGAAGCCGTGAAGGAATTAGTCCTTCATCTTGGAATTCGCATGACGATTCGTGAGCATCTGAAAATGATACAAGACCTTGAACGACTGAATAGTCGAATTGTCCTGGAAGTGGCCAATCCTCGAGACCTCATGAATCTCCATCGCTCTCTGGAAAACTTGCCCGTACTGCAACAACTCTTACCGTCTCTCCAGTCTTCCATGCTGCAAACCATCCATGAGGCGTGGGATCCCCTTCAGGATGTCTCATCCTGGATTGCCGACACCATTATTCCCAATCCACCCCTTTCGGCCAAGGAAGGAGGCATCATTCAAGCAGGGGTGAATGCCGAACTGGATGAGTTGCGAATTCTGGCCAAAGAAGGCACACGGTTACTGGCCGAAATGGAAACTCGGGAACGCAACCGGACCGGAATCGACTCTCTCAAAGTGAAATTCAATCAGATCTTTGGCTATTACATAGAAGTGACGAAAGCGAATTTGTCGCGGGTTCCTGCCGATTACCACCGAAAGCAAACCCTGGTTAATGCCGAACGGTTTACCACCGGAGAGCTACAAGACCTCGAAGGTCGACTCTCGAGCGCAGACCAAAAAATGAAAAATCTGGAATGGCAGTTATTTGGTGAAATCCGTCTCCGTGTCGCATCCGCCACCATCAGAATCCAGGGAATGGCCCAGCAACTGGCCAGGCTGGACGTCCTGACGGGTTTAGCAGAGGCAGCTGCCGTCAACCGGTATCATCAGCCGACAGTCCATGAAGGGGGAACAATCCAGATCACAGAAGGTCGACATCCGGTCATTGAGCACATCCAACAGACTGAAGGATTTATTCCCAACGATACGATACTAGACTTGGACACCAACAGACTTTTATTAATAACCGGCCCCAATATGGCAGGAAAGAGTACTTACTTGCGCCAGGTTGCCCTTATCGTATTAATGGCTCAAATAGGAAGCTTTGTGCCGGCTGACTCAGCCAGAATAGGAATCGTGGACCGGATTTTTACCAGAGTGGGTGCAGCAGACGACCTCAGCGCCGGACAAAGCACATTCATGGTGGAAATGAGTGAAACAGCAAGAATTTTGGACACCGCAACTTCGCGAAGCTTATTGTTACTGGATGAAGTTGGCAGAGGAACCAGCACCTATGACGGACTGAGTATCGCATGGGCATTGGCCGAATATATCTTAGACCGTGGACATCTTGGAGCACGAACCCTTTTTGCCACCCATTACCATGAAATGACCCAATTAGAGGCCCTCCGGGAAGGAGTCAAGAACTATACGGTTCTCGTCCAGGAAAAAGGGCAGGATGTTCTATTCTTGAGAAAAATCGTCCAGGGAAAGGCCGATCGAAGCTACGGAATTCAAGTCGCCAAATTGGCAGGGATACCAAAACCGGTACTGGATCGTGCAAAAAATATTCTGGCTCAGCTTGAACAGGATACCTCGTCTACAAATGTGTCAATATGTGCGGAGTCCTTAAATTCCACTCCTCTCGAACACGTCTCACCAAAACCGCATGTTATATTAGATGAAGTCAAACAGATGGACCTCTTTTCGATGACCCCACTTGAAGCCCTCAATAGGCTTGCTGACTTTAAAGCCAGATTGAATGCGGATAATTCATAA